A window from Hemicordylus capensis ecotype Gifberg chromosome 2, rHemCap1.1.pri, whole genome shotgun sequence encodes these proteins:
- the LOC128344282 gene encoding major histocompatibility complex class I-related gene protein-like isoform X5 has protein sequence MGLVWWCLLLLGRALLLFQADCDGSVTHSLLYIYTSILEPGQEQPNFFSVANLDGYLASFYDSNTRRIVPRASWMKNLEEDSPDDWGLLTQRALIGELRFKGNLMNLQKYYNQSAGLHILQRVIGCELPEDGRRVGYHQYGYNGRDFISFDKETLTWTAADTQAQMAQRKLDTDLARSRNIKFWEENQCIEELQKFLEYGKGALSKNEPPVVKVRRKAGYDGWETLICRLYGFYPKEIDATWRKDGEVWEQDTFRGFVSPNSDGTYHTWLSIQIDPKERDHFRCHVEHDGLPEPLDLAWEESATGWSRVGVILGVILGILAVLLAVGIIFYFSVCHLPSASVALKLGLGQGLRKGRGNILAGQ, from the exons ATGGGACTGGTCTGGTGGTGCCTCTTGCTTCTGGGTAGAGCTCTCCTCTTGTTTCAGGCAGACTGTGATG GCTCTGTCACACACTCCTTGCTCTATATTTACACATCGATCTTGGAGCCTGGCCAGGAGCAGCCCAACTTCTTCAGTGTGGCAAATCTAGATGGCTATCTTGCTAGTTTCTATGATAGCAACACAAGAAGGATTGTGCCTCGAGCCTCCTGGATGAAGAACTTAGAAGAGGACAGTCCTGATGACTGGGGCTTGCTCACCCAGCGGGCACTGATTGGTGAGCTACGGTTCAAGGGGAACCTGATGAACCTGCAGAAGTACTACAACCAGAGTGCAG GGCTTCACATTCTGCAGAGAGTGATCGGCTGTGAGCTGCCTGAGGATGGGAGGAGAGTGGGGTATCACCAGTATGGCTACAATGGAAGAGACTTCATCAGTTTTGACAAGGAGACCCTCACCTGGACAGCAGCTGATACCCAAGCACAAATGGCCCAGAGGAAGTTGGACACTGATTTGGCCCGTTCCAGGAACATTAAGTTTTGGGAAGAGAATCAATGCATTGAAGAGCTGCAAAAGTTCTTGGAGTATGGGAAGGGAGCTCTGTCAAAGAATG AGCCCCCAGTAGTGAAGGTGAGACGCAAGGCAGGCTATGATGGCTGGGAGACCCTGATCTGCCGGCTCTATGGCTTCTACCCCAAGGAGATCGATGCCACCTGGAGGAAGGACGGGGAAGTCTGGGAGCAGGACACGTTTCGTGGGTTTGTCAGCCCCAACTCGGATGGGACATACCACACCTGGCTGAGCATCCAGATTGACCCCAAGGAGAGGGACCACTTCCGGTGCCACGTGGAACATGATGGCCTGCCGGAGCCTCTGGACTTGGCCTGGGAAGAGTCTG CCACAGGATGGTCCCGTGTGGGAGTCATTCTTGGAGTCATCTTGGGGATTTTGGCTGTTCTGCTTGCAGTTGGGATAATCTTCTATTTCA
- the LOC128344282 gene encoding major histocompatibility complex class I-related gene protein-like isoform X7 — protein MGLVWWCLLLLGRALLLFQADCDGSVTHSLLYIYTSILEPGQEQPNFFSVANLDGYLASFYDSNTRRIVPRASWMKNLEEDSPDDWGLLTQRALIGELRFKGNLMNLQKYYNQSAGLHILQRVIGCELPEDGRRVGYHQYGYNGRDFISFDKETLTWTAADTQAQMAQRKLDTDLARSRNIKFWEENQCIEELQKFLEYGKGALSKNEPPVVKVRRKAGYDGWETLICRLYGFYPKEIDATWRKDGEVWEQDTFRGFVSPNSDGTYHTWLSIQIDPKERDHFRCHVEHDGLPEPLDLAWEESATGWSRVGVILGVILGILAVLLAVGIIFYFKIPQGGYITSTSTQTDA, from the exons ATGGGACTGGTCTGGTGGTGCCTCTTGCTTCTGGGTAGAGCTCTCCTCTTGTTTCAGGCAGACTGTGATG GCTCTGTCACACACTCCTTGCTCTATATTTACACATCGATCTTGGAGCCTGGCCAGGAGCAGCCCAACTTCTTCAGTGTGGCAAATCTAGATGGCTATCTTGCTAGTTTCTATGATAGCAACACAAGAAGGATTGTGCCTCGAGCCTCCTGGATGAAGAACTTAGAAGAGGACAGTCCTGATGACTGGGGCTTGCTCACCCAGCGGGCACTGATTGGTGAGCTACGGTTCAAGGGGAACCTGATGAACCTGCAGAAGTACTACAACCAGAGTGCAG GGCTTCACATTCTGCAGAGAGTGATCGGCTGTGAGCTGCCTGAGGATGGGAGGAGAGTGGGGTATCACCAGTATGGCTACAATGGAAGAGACTTCATCAGTTTTGACAAGGAGACCCTCACCTGGACAGCAGCTGATACCCAAGCACAAATGGCCCAGAGGAAGTTGGACACTGATTTGGCCCGTTCCAGGAACATTAAGTTTTGGGAAGAGAATCAATGCATTGAAGAGCTGCAAAAGTTCTTGGAGTATGGGAAGGGAGCTCTGTCAAAGAATG AGCCCCCAGTAGTGAAGGTGAGACGCAAGGCAGGCTATGATGGCTGGGAGACCCTGATCTGCCGGCTCTATGGCTTCTACCCCAAGGAGATCGATGCCACCTGGAGGAAGGACGGGGAAGTCTGGGAGCAGGACACGTTTCGTGGGTTTGTCAGCCCCAACTCGGATGGGACATACCACACCTGGCTGAGCATCCAGATTGACCCCAAGGAGAGGGACCACTTCCGGTGCCACGTGGAACATGATGGCCTGCCGGAGCCTCTGGACTTGGCCTGGGAAGAGTCTG CCACAGGATGGTCCCGTGTGGGAGTCATTCTTGGAGTCATCTTGGGGATTTTGGCTGTTCTGCTTGCAGTTGGGATAATCTTCTATTTCA
- the LOC128344282 gene encoding major histocompatibility complex class I-related gene protein-like isoform X6 yields MGLVWWCLLLLGRALLLFQADCDGSVTHSLLYIYTSILEPGQEQPNFFSVANLDGYLASFYDSNTRRIVPRASWMKNLEEDSPDDWGLLTQRALIGELRFKGNLMNLQKYYNQSAGLHILQRVIGCELPEDGRRVGYHQYGYNGRDFISFDKETLTWTAADTQAQMAQRKLDTDLARSRNIKFWEENQCIEELQKFLEYGKGALSKNEPPVVKVRRKAGYDGWETLICRLYGFYPKEIDATWRKDGEVWEQDTFRGFVSPNSDGTYHTWLSIQIDPKERDHFRCHVEHDGLPEPLDLAWEESATGWSRVGVILGVILGILAVLLAVGIIFYFKIPQGGYITSTRIMSHLTVGRKQAAH; encoded by the exons ATGGGACTGGTCTGGTGGTGCCTCTTGCTTCTGGGTAGAGCTCTCCTCTTGTTTCAGGCAGACTGTGATG GCTCTGTCACACACTCCTTGCTCTATATTTACACATCGATCTTGGAGCCTGGCCAGGAGCAGCCCAACTTCTTCAGTGTGGCAAATCTAGATGGCTATCTTGCTAGTTTCTATGATAGCAACACAAGAAGGATTGTGCCTCGAGCCTCCTGGATGAAGAACTTAGAAGAGGACAGTCCTGATGACTGGGGCTTGCTCACCCAGCGGGCACTGATTGGTGAGCTACGGTTCAAGGGGAACCTGATGAACCTGCAGAAGTACTACAACCAGAGTGCAG GGCTTCACATTCTGCAGAGAGTGATCGGCTGTGAGCTGCCTGAGGATGGGAGGAGAGTGGGGTATCACCAGTATGGCTACAATGGAAGAGACTTCATCAGTTTTGACAAGGAGACCCTCACCTGGACAGCAGCTGATACCCAAGCACAAATGGCCCAGAGGAAGTTGGACACTGATTTGGCCCGTTCCAGGAACATTAAGTTTTGGGAAGAGAATCAATGCATTGAAGAGCTGCAAAAGTTCTTGGAGTATGGGAAGGGAGCTCTGTCAAAGAATG AGCCCCCAGTAGTGAAGGTGAGACGCAAGGCAGGCTATGATGGCTGGGAGACCCTGATCTGCCGGCTCTATGGCTTCTACCCCAAGGAGATCGATGCCACCTGGAGGAAGGACGGGGAAGTCTGGGAGCAGGACACGTTTCGTGGGTTTGTCAGCCCCAACTCGGATGGGACATACCACACCTGGCTGAGCATCCAGATTGACCCCAAGGAGAGGGACCACTTCCGGTGCCACGTGGAACATGATGGCCTGCCGGAGCCTCTGGACTTGGCCTGGGAAGAGTCTG CCACAGGATGGTCCCGTGTGGGAGTCATTCTTGGAGTCATCTTGGGGATTTTGGCTGTTCTGCTTGCAGTTGGGATAATCTTCTATTTCA
- the LOC128344282 gene encoding major histocompatibility complex class I-related gene protein-like isoform X8, with product MGLVWWCLLLLGRALLLFQADCDGSVTHSLLYIYTSILEPGQEQPNFFSVANLDGYLASFYDSNTRRIVPRASWMKNLEEDSPDDWGLLTQRALIGELRFKGNLMNLQKYYNQSAGLHILQRVIGCELPEDGRRVGYHQYGYNGRDFISFDKETLTWTAADTQAQMAQRKLDTDLARSRNIKFWEENQCIEELQKFLEYGKGALSKNEPPVVKVRRKAGYDGWETLICRLYGFYPKEIDATWRKDGEVWEQDTFRGFVSPNSDGTYHTWLSIQIDPKERDHFRCHVEHDGLPEPLDLAWEESATGWSRVGVILGVILGILAVLLAVGIIFYFKIPQGGYITSTR from the exons ATGGGACTGGTCTGGTGGTGCCTCTTGCTTCTGGGTAGAGCTCTCCTCTTGTTTCAGGCAGACTGTGATG GCTCTGTCACACACTCCTTGCTCTATATTTACACATCGATCTTGGAGCCTGGCCAGGAGCAGCCCAACTTCTTCAGTGTGGCAAATCTAGATGGCTATCTTGCTAGTTTCTATGATAGCAACACAAGAAGGATTGTGCCTCGAGCCTCCTGGATGAAGAACTTAGAAGAGGACAGTCCTGATGACTGGGGCTTGCTCACCCAGCGGGCACTGATTGGTGAGCTACGGTTCAAGGGGAACCTGATGAACCTGCAGAAGTACTACAACCAGAGTGCAG GGCTTCACATTCTGCAGAGAGTGATCGGCTGTGAGCTGCCTGAGGATGGGAGGAGAGTGGGGTATCACCAGTATGGCTACAATGGAAGAGACTTCATCAGTTTTGACAAGGAGACCCTCACCTGGACAGCAGCTGATACCCAAGCACAAATGGCCCAGAGGAAGTTGGACACTGATTTGGCCCGTTCCAGGAACATTAAGTTTTGGGAAGAGAATCAATGCATTGAAGAGCTGCAAAAGTTCTTGGAGTATGGGAAGGGAGCTCTGTCAAAGAATG AGCCCCCAGTAGTGAAGGTGAGACGCAAGGCAGGCTATGATGGCTGGGAGACCCTGATCTGCCGGCTCTATGGCTTCTACCCCAAGGAGATCGATGCCACCTGGAGGAAGGACGGGGAAGTCTGGGAGCAGGACACGTTTCGTGGGTTTGTCAGCCCCAACTCGGATGGGACATACCACACCTGGCTGAGCATCCAGATTGACCCCAAGGAGAGGGACCACTTCCGGTGCCACGTGGAACATGATGGCCTGCCGGAGCCTCTGGACTTGGCCTGGGAAGAGTCTG CCACAGGATGGTCCCGTGTGGGAGTCATTCTTGGAGTCATCTTGGGGATTTTGGCTGTTCTGCTTGCAGTTGGGATAATCTTCTATTTCA
- the LOC128344282 gene encoding major histocompatibility complex class I-related gene protein-like isoform X4, protein MGLVWWCLLLLGRALLLFQADCDGSVTHSLLYIYTSILEPGQEQPNFFSVANLDGYLASFYDSNTRRIVPRASWMKNLEEDSPDDWGLLTQRALIGELRFKGNLMNLQKYYNQSAGLHILQRVIGCELPEDGRRVGYHQYGYNGRDFISFDKETLTWTAADTQAQMAQRKLDTDLARSRNIKFWEENQCIEELQKFLEYGKGALSKNEPPVVKVRRKAGYDGWETLICRLYGFYPKEIDATWRKDGEVWEQDTFRGFVSPNSDGTYHTWLSIQIDPKERDHFRCHVEHDGLPEPLDLAWEESATGWSRVGVILGVILGILAVLLAVGIIFYFIHKQMPDSFSRASVEKRIMSHLTVGRKQAAH, encoded by the exons ATGGGACTGGTCTGGTGGTGCCTCTTGCTTCTGGGTAGAGCTCTCCTCTTGTTTCAGGCAGACTGTGATG GCTCTGTCACACACTCCTTGCTCTATATTTACACATCGATCTTGGAGCCTGGCCAGGAGCAGCCCAACTTCTTCAGTGTGGCAAATCTAGATGGCTATCTTGCTAGTTTCTATGATAGCAACACAAGAAGGATTGTGCCTCGAGCCTCCTGGATGAAGAACTTAGAAGAGGACAGTCCTGATGACTGGGGCTTGCTCACCCAGCGGGCACTGATTGGTGAGCTACGGTTCAAGGGGAACCTGATGAACCTGCAGAAGTACTACAACCAGAGTGCAG GGCTTCACATTCTGCAGAGAGTGATCGGCTGTGAGCTGCCTGAGGATGGGAGGAGAGTGGGGTATCACCAGTATGGCTACAATGGAAGAGACTTCATCAGTTTTGACAAGGAGACCCTCACCTGGACAGCAGCTGATACCCAAGCACAAATGGCCCAGAGGAAGTTGGACACTGATTTGGCCCGTTCCAGGAACATTAAGTTTTGGGAAGAGAATCAATGCATTGAAGAGCTGCAAAAGTTCTTGGAGTATGGGAAGGGAGCTCTGTCAAAGAATG AGCCCCCAGTAGTGAAGGTGAGACGCAAGGCAGGCTATGATGGCTGGGAGACCCTGATCTGCCGGCTCTATGGCTTCTACCCCAAGGAGATCGATGCCACCTGGAGGAAGGACGGGGAAGTCTGGGAGCAGGACACGTTTCGTGGGTTTGTCAGCCCCAACTCGGATGGGACATACCACACCTGGCTGAGCATCCAGATTGACCCCAAGGAGAGGGACCACTTCCGGTGCCACGTGGAACATGATGGCCTGCCGGAGCCTCTGGACTTGGCCTGGGAAGAGTCTG CCACAGGATGGTCCCGTGTGGGAGTCATTCTTGGAGTCATCTTGGGGATTTTGGCTGTTCTGCTTGCAGTTGGGATAATCTTCTATTTCA